One stretch of Vulpes lagopus strain Blue_001 chromosome 12, ASM1834538v1, whole genome shotgun sequence DNA includes these proteins:
- the LOC121473622 gene encoding 60S ribosomal protein L31-like, translating to MAPAKKGGEKKKGRSAINEVVTREYTINIHKRIHGVGFKKRAPRALKEIRKFAMKEMGTPDVRIDTRFNKAVWAKGIRNVPYRTRVRLSRKRNEDENSPNKLYTLVTYVPVTTFKNLQTVNMDEN from the coding sequence ATGGCTCCCGCAAAGAAGGGTGGCGAGAAGAAGAAGGGCCGTTCTGCCATCAACGAGGTAGTGACCAGAGAATACACCATCAACATTCACAAACGTATCCatggagtgggtttcaagaagcGTGCCCCTCGGGCACTCAAAGAGATCCGgaaatttgccatgaaggagatgggaactccagatgtgCGCATTGACACCAGGTtcaacaaagctgtctgggccaaaggaataaggaatgttccataccGTACCCGTGTGCGGTTGTCCAGAAAACGTAACGAGGATGAAaattcaccaaacaagctctacacGCTGGTTACCTACGtacctgtcaccactttcaaaaatctacagacTGTTAATATGGATGAGAACTAA
- the LOC121473745 gene encoding C-C motif chemokine 4 yields the protein MKLCVTILSLLVLVAAFCSPALSAPMGSDPPTACCFSYTLRKIPRNFVADYFETSSLCSQPAVVFQTRRGRQVCANPSEPWVQEYMDDLELN from the exons ATGAAGCTCTGTGTGACCATCCTTTCTCTCCTTGTGCTagtggctgccttctgctccccaGCGCTCTCAGCACCAA TGGGTTCAGACCCTCCTACCGCCTGCTGCTTCTCTTACACCCTGCGGAAGATTCCTCGCAACTTTGTGGCAGATTACTTTGAGACCAGCAGCCTCTGCTCCCAGCCAGCTGTGGT ATTCCAAACCAGAAGGGGCAGACAAGTCTGTGCTAATCCCAGTGAGCCCTGGGTCCAGGAATACATGGATGATCTGGAACTGAACTGA